The region TCTCCATGGGCAGGTGTGTTAATTCACTAGAACACTTCACTTAGATCAGAGGTTCCCGTTTCCCTCTCCACCTGGGTGACCTTAGTGATGTCTGGAGACAGTTGTGGTTGTCACAGCTAGGGGGTGCTGCTGACACCTAGCAGATAGAGGCCAGatatgctgctaaacatcctccaGTGCACGGGAAAGTCTCCTACAGCAAAGATTATCACTGGCTCAAACGTCAATGATGTGAAGGTGGGGAAAAGCTTGACTTAAGGCCTTCTGAGATCGGGCTGCCCCACCGCAAAGCACCAGAAGCCAAGATAATAAGGGGTGCTCCGCACCCACTGCAGGAGCACACGTTCAGCGTTGTTCAGAAGGGGTCTCCAGCTGATGATTCACGAGGCTCATGTGGCCTTGCTTCCtttggcttttatgaataaatttattaaaagatatacacatatgtacacacatactcGTATACATTgactatgtgtgtgtgagtgtacatATAGGGTCAATATCTTGATTGATTTTACCTAAAAACCCAGATTTTTGGCTTCTGCTGAAAAGTCAAAAGGATGGACGTGAGTGGCAGCACCGATGGGCAGCCGCACCTGCAGACCGGCATGCGGTCTCTTCTCCTCCGTCCCCTGGTCCACGGCACTCACCTGTGCCTCTGGCTTGGCCTCTTTTATGCATGTGAATTCATAGCCCCTGCACTTTCTAGGGGGTGCTGACTTTATTCTGGGGACAAATACTGACTGTACCCAGGGATGGCCGTGGACTGGTTCTGAGATAATCTTTTCGTTAATCATCCTGTTTTCTCTCCCATTGGTGCTGTTTAAAATAATGGGAGAGCACCTCTGGGAGGTCCATACCAGCCACAGTTGGTAGGGACTTGGGGAGCCACCAGAGCATGGGATAGCAATAGAAGCCATGGGCATCAGTGAGACTCCCAGGAAGAGTGTGTTGAGGGAGAGAAAGCAATCCAGAGCTGACCCTCGAGGAAGGCAGCCAGCAAAAGAGTCAGAAaggatggccagagggagggaaggcaagTCAGGTATGCGTGGAGTCAGGGAGGGCAGGGAACAGAATGTGTCAGGAATGGGATAAAAATGTCTAATGCTGCCCACAGGACGCTGAACTGTGTCCTTTGATTAAAAATATGCAGgctgtgccctgaccggtgtggctcagttggttgggtgttcaTCCCATAAAGCGagagattcctggtcagggcacatgcctgggttgtgggttctgtcccggTCAGGGCGTGTGTGAGCAgtagccaatcgatgtttctctctcacacccatgttctttccctctcttcctccctcccttcccatctctctaaaaataaataaatcttttaaaaaatgcaggctATGATTTTGGTGAAGATAATATCTGGAGCAGGCTGAGTGTATACAGAAGCTGTAGCAGGTTTCAGAGTGCTGGGAAGACGAGAAACTGTGGACTGCTAGAACAGGCAGCTCTTTCCAGAAGTTTGTCTGTGAAGGAGGTAAGAGGTCATGTTatgtggtgaggggtggggaattAGTTGTTGGCTGGTTTAGGGTGGGAGACATTTGTACTTGTTTATGGAGGAAGTAGTCTGGCTttttgtgtgtgagagatactGTGTATGTTATAACCAAATGAGCACATCTCCACCATGAAACATCTAGAAATGCTGCATAAAATCAAGCAAACATCCTTTAAAATGCACAGCTGTGTTTCAAGAAAGTAGGGAATGCCCTGGGGTCACACACCAAGAGGAAATTGAAAACCAGAGCTGTGTGAGCTGCTGGGCGGTTGGAGAGCTTGGTGGTGAAAGGGCTTGGGTTTTACATTCACCTGGAGACTGAAGAGGAGGCCTTGCTGGGGGCACTAACCACAGAGACCCTAGTATGAAGGTGACATGCTCCGTGAGAGAGCAGGCTagagaaaatttttttccctctcagccCAGGGAGCAAAAAGAACCTTGTCTGTCTCACCCTGAGCCCCAGGGGCAATAGAAAGTCTCGCCTGAGAGTTCACAACCAAAGGTTTGCCCTCACCTGGGTTTGGGGTCAAGTTTACACTGCGGTCTCAGAAGCccaaataaagttaataaataatgtgGTCCAGTGTTGGTAATACCCCTGAAGCATCCTAGGCAGGAGCAGACACAGAAGCTCTATAGACATCCCCTCAAACTGACCACATGAATTCCCGCTAATAAGGCGCTGCTGAAGCCGAGTTCACGGCCCCAAATTGGAAAGCCTAAAAGGCAGCCATCTGTCATGAATGAAAGCGAGCACCCAGAACTCCAGAAAACAGAATGAGTGAGTAGAGGACCATACAGTAAGTATGTTTCAAATGCCTAAAGCCACAAAGGAAGGATTCCCCATGAAAAAGTACTAGGATGGTGttaaaaaggagagggagaagtctaaaatagagagaaaggagaaagggtaaAACTGATGCATCTCTTAGGCCACCTGCTTATTCATTCCGCTTACCTTGGGCTCCTGTTACATTCTAGACTGTGTTCTGGGTCTGAGAATGTAAAGGTGACTTTGGGGATAGCAGGCTggactccaccccaggaagatcGCCTTCATCCACGCGTGCGTGGGTGCATCTTTCTTTTTACACCCTCCTAAGTTGTCACACCTAGAAGAGTCCCGATACAGCATCTCGTTCAACTTTCAGCTCTCTGGGTGTACAGAGAAAGAATGTGAGGCCCAGTAATATAAAAATCACTTTCTGAAGTCTTCAAGTGAGTGAGTGACAGAGCCAGATTGAGAGCCAGGGCCTTGTCTCCCGTGTCGCTTCCACGCTGTCCTGCCTCCGCTGGGCACTCGGCGTGCGGGTGGCCAAGCTCTGAGCACTGCACCTCTGTTCTGTTTCCCTGGCACACTGATCACTCCTCGTGGGCAGACTCCCCGGAACCCTAGGCCTATCAGCTGATCCTGACAAGAAGTGACATAGTTACCCAGCTCCTGAGTGACAGAGGTGGAGCAGGAGCCCTGTCTTGTATCAGTTATGTGTCCCTCCTTATCTCACCCTCttgcgcccccacccctgccgctagagagactgtgagctccttgagggcaggggctaGGTCTGATGCCTCCAcctccagggcctggctcaggggAGGTGCGAGGGCCACGTGCTGGATGAGTGTACCTGGAGAGAGGTCCCTCTGTCTACAGGCTTCTCGTTCCCCTGATGCTCCTTCAGCTTCTGGCATCCAAGGGGTGAGCAGAAAGAGCCGAGTGTTGGCCTCTGCCCAGCCGTGTTTCCCTGGTGTGGGTGAACTCGGGAGGTCCCTGGCCAGCATTAAGCAGCACAGGGTGGCCGTTCCCTGTGCAGGGCTCAGTACTTCTGGGGGAAGCCTCAGGGTGGCGCTAGAATGGCTAACACTTGCTGACTCACCCTGTCCTTTTTCAAAAAGATCAGTGCCTCCAGCAGGGAAACCCGTCCACTTAGAACTTAGTATCTCTGTTGACAGTGTACTTTATTTTCACGTTTTACCTTCTATTTATGGCAAGTGATACTACTTTTCCATTTACAGAGGGATACACAAaagattccttttaaaataaatttattaagcaaatagcaaaacaatttaaagaaaaatataaagtaaataacaGTACAGGTGGTAAACTGATATGGCAAAGACCCTGCCATTCATGACTGCAGCTTGGAGTCAGAAGTCAGGGCAATGGAAACGCCTTTGCctctccctaccccccacccccacctgggctCCCAAAAAGGTGGCCAGCTGATACAGATGGCTACAGGGCCAAGGACATTTGGGAGCTCCATTTCTCCGTGGTGGTGGGTTATAAGTAAGCCTGCCTGGCGGGGGAAATCTGTCTCCCTGGAACACTCCAGCAAGCTGGGCGGGAAGAGAGCCAGAGGCTGCATGCTGGGAGCTGCCCAGCCCTAGGACAGTGCTCCTTTCTCCATCAGATCAACCTCTTCTCTCCTTGGCCCATGCCTCCCTCACCATCAGGGGTTCCAAGCCCCcggtaccagtctgtggcctctgaggaactgggccacacagcaggaggtgagcaagCAGAGCTTCATTCTCTTCCCCACCATttgcattaccacctgagctccattttccctccccacccccccatctgtggaaaaattgtctcctGCAGAACTGACCCCCgatgccaaaaaggctggggaccactGCTCACCACGGAGGGGTAGGTCTCAGAGGGCTGGGATGTGGCAGCTTTCAGAGAGAGGATGGGCAGAGAAGCCCAATGGTTTCCTTTGACTCTAGGTCCCAGCCGAAGGTAAGGGAGGCCTCTCCAGCTTATCTCCCCAAGTTTTCTGCTGTGAGCCGGGGGTCAAAGTCACAGTTCATGAAGAATAAGATGCTCCTTTGCCTGGTCTTGACAtctctttgtgtgttttcctAGAGGGACGACTTTTGGCTCTGGAAGCTGGATGCCTGTCATCCCCTGCTGCACAGCTGACACACACTGTGGCCACACTCAGTCTGCTCGTCAGCAGCCACgggcccccttccctctgatacTGGCATCTTAGATGCACAGCGAAGGAAGGAGGAAGCCACTGCAGTGCTGCTATGTCATGCCTGTCTCGTACCTTGAGTTCTTAATCAGAAATGCGATCTTGGCAGCTTCTGGCCCAGAGTCATCCGTATCTTCATTTCACTGCACCGcggcccctcctccttcctccaggccGCTAAGCAGAGGCGGCTCTGAGATTCCCCTGCTGCACAGGCTCTGTCCACACCCAGCCCAGCCGAGACTCAGGTCCAACTCAATTGAAAcccagatgtgaaaggcctgggGCATTCTTCCCTGGCCCCAACTGTCAGCTGGGCTCCCAGGCTGGAGCCTCAGGGTCTTAAGGCCCCTCTGAGGTTGGGCCTTCCTCAGAGGTCTCTGGGAGGCCAGTCCTCCAGGCTCTGGGGGCTCAGAAACCTGCACTAGCGCGGCCTTCGCGCCTCCAGAAAGCAGAGATCTGTTCCAGGGTGACCCGAGGCTGGAGGCCCCACTCAGGATCAGGGCTACCTGGCCTCTGCCTTCGGGCCTGGGGGCTCCCCAAATTTGAGCTGTACTCCAGCCTCTGTTCAGGCTCAGCCCAGCTCACCAGGCCTGGGGCGTGGGGtctcccctcccaggcctggggcccccagAAGGTGCTGCGGGCTGGAGTCTTAGACGGGATCTGGGGGACTAAGGAGCTAGGAGGGGAGTGTGGAGTtgaaggggcaggtggggccgttgcTCGGGCCTCCAAGGTGCCCCCAGAGATAGGAGGATCTGGGGCTTGGTCCATCAGCAGGGGAACCCCAGAGCCATACCAATCCTCAGAGCGCTCTCGGGGGGTGCCGATGGGCTCAATCCACAGCTCTCCCCCAGGGCGCCAGACCAGGGTGGGTGCGTGGGTGCTGGAATCCGGTTGTAGAGAACGGCGGAACAGGCGCTCAGCCAGCACTGCTGtagtgaggaggaagagggcagccAGGGCGGCCAGGGCCAGCATGATAGGGATGCAAGGCCCACAGGGCAGTGGGGGCCACAAGGCCAGCTCCGATGCAGGGGGCCCCTCCATGTGGCCAGAGGGCTGTTCTGGAGTCCAGGGCATCTGGAGAGACAGGAGTCAAGAGAGGAAGCACAACctagagagggggagaggcggCGAGTGCCCAGACAAGACGGAGTAGGAAAACAGGTCAGGGGGCTGGGAGTCTGGCCTGAGAAACAGATCCACGCAGGGACAGGAGCAGAGAGAACCCAGAAAGGGCTGCAGGAGTCCCACAGGGTGGGGTGTCAGGAGCACCACCAGGCCTGCAGCCTGTCCCTCCCGCTTGGAACCCCCAACTCCCTCCTAGAAGCCCTatttccctccccgcccccaggagcTTCGTAGAAAGCTCTGAGGGTCCCAAGGGTGTCTTTCCTCCCATCTCCTCAGGTCTTGCTGGGCCTAGAGAGGAAGTGGTGGGTACTGTTCCCGGGGATTCCCACCTACAGCGGCTGGCTTCAGTCTTCTGTCTTCAGGCTCCTCTCTCTTCAGAGCAGCTCTTCCCTGTGCCTGTGGGAGGGCGCAGAGCAGTGCCTCAGATGAGGGCGGAAGGGAGGGCGCCACCTGTTGCTGGGCAACTGTGCCCCAACTCCCCTGCCCTGAGGAGTGTTTCTAAGGCAACCTGGGGGATGTGGTCACTGTGGTGAGCAGGCGGGTTCCTGACAACAGAGGTGGGGCCGGAATGGGCAATGGTGCTGTTGAACTTGGTGTCATCCCACAGTCAGGCCCCAGAATACTCACCAAGAGGCCAAGCAAGAGGAGACAGACTCTGTCCCGTCCATgtctgccccccactccctccaccatGGCACCAAGGTGCCTCCCTTGACCCGCTCTCGCTGCTGCCCTGTCCCTGTCCTGCCCACTGAGCCCTGCCAGACCTGCTCTTGCCACCCAGCCCCGACATGCCCTCCTGCTTCAGCTAGCCTTCTCTACTCTTTTCACGGACATACATCTCCGTGTCTTCAGACCATTTAGCTCCAGTTTTTGTTAGAAAATATCTagcgtggctggtgtggctcggtggattgagtacagacaggcctgtgaaccaaagggccgctggtttgattcccagtcagggcacatgcctgggttgtgggccaggttcccagtgggggacatgtgagaggcaaccacagatcaatgtttctctccctttctttctccttcccttccccctctctaaaaataaataaaaatctttaaaaagaaaatatctgtgaGGTGAAGCTTGGGTAACAACAATATCAGGCCTCTGCAGGCCTCTGCAGGCCTCTGGGAAGAGTCCAGGCTCAAAAACAGTCTTGGGCATGTCTCTAAGACTCCAAGCATTGGCCATCTCGGctcctttctcctgctgctgaGGGTGGGAGGAGCCTGGGTGGGGACACAGTGGAGTGTCAACAGCTCCTGGACTGGAGTCCTTTCAGATTGTCTAGTTTAACTCATTCACTGACAGATGACAAGTAAGCCCCAAATAAGGGAGGTGTCatgtccaaagtcacatagccCATGTACATAGGAGGGACTGGGGAAGCATAGATAGAAATTCCTAGTCTGACAAGCTCCCTGAACGTAACACAAGTCGTACTGAGTGTTAGTATTCTCTTCGGCTAGTGACAGCCCTTTAACGTGAAAGGCTGCAAAACGTTAGTGTCTCACAAAAGGGGATCACAGGGGCAGTCTGACTCAGATTGCTCCGCCCCGGCGGTTTTGAGGAAAGAGCCGGAAGGGGCCCAGAATGCgacaggggtgggagtgggcagaAAGGCAGAGCCCTGTGTCTCTGGGCCTTACGACATGCAGAAACCTGATGAGACTAGAGTTTCAGATTATAAGCCTTAAAATCAGaatttaataccactgaactgaacacttaaaaatggttaagacagtgaacataatttatttatatttatgtatgtcaataaaaaagtatttttaaaagtccatataaataaataaacctgaaaATTGTTATGCATGGTCTCTTTCAATTAGTCtttctttcaataaaaataaaaataaaaacactcaaagggtaaacattattaaaaaccAGAAAGATCAAacatgatttttctgtttctaagtTTCAAACTGGGTGTTTTGATTCTTAACAGttttttatgactttaaaaaaaacaaaagcttagccctggctggtgtggctcagtggattgagtgcccgcctgcaaaccaaggggttgctggtttgattccccattgggacacatgcctggggtgtgggccaggtctctggtgggggcacatgggaggcaacctacacattgaggtttctctccctctctttctccctcccttcccctctctctaaaagtaaacaaaatcttttttttaaaaagcttaaaaaaatttaactggttcctcaaaaacctaaacatagaattaccacgTGATCCAGCAATTATACTCCACGTAGTCTATGTAAGTACAAAGGACTGAAAGCAGAGACTCAAAGAGGTATTTGCACAGCAGTGTTCACAACAGGCCAAGAAGCTGAGACAACTTACGTGTCCATCAGTGCATGAATGGGTGCAcaaaatgtcacacacacacacacacacagcagtgttattcagccctaaaaaggagggaaattctGAAACATTATAAAACATGGATGACCCTATAAGAcagtatgctgagtgaaagaagccagtcacaaaggacaaatactgtatgattctgcCTATACGAGGTCCCTAGAGTCatcaaactcatagagacagaaagtagagtggtggtagccaggggctgggggagggggagaaagagcagTTTTTATTTAATGGGTAGAGTTTCAGTTTGAGAAAATAACGAAGTTCTGGAGACGGACAGTTGCGGTGGTCGCACACTTATGCAAATATgcttaatgtcactgaactgtccacttataaatcattaaaatggtaaattttatgttttgtatattttaccacaatgagcaatttaaataatattatagaaAATTGAAACATAGAAAATTATTCCCCATAATCTTCTTACTCCCCAATAAACCTGTGTttgttaaagtttttaaaaagatcttatttacttatttttagagagagaggaatggagggagaaagagagggagaaaaacatcaatgtgtgagagatacattgattggtagcctctcgcatgtccccaactggggacttggctgtaacccaggcatgcaccctgactgtgaatcaaaccagcaactttttggtttgcagactggtgctcaatccactgagccacaccagccagggcaaaacctgtatttttttttttttttaataggctcTACGGGCTAGATATCAGAACCCAGGTGTCCTGACTTCCAGGTTATTCCCCCGACTCCCCACCCaagaatttctgaaaaaaatggaattgGGATGCCACTCAAGGAGTCTGTGCAATAGAGAAGTCTCTGGGACAGAAAAGTAGAAAACAGGTCTTTGAGGGGGTCTGTTCTCAGTTGTGAGGTGGGTGCTCCAGGAGCCAGGTGTTCAGGGACGAGCTTGGCTGTGATTGGAACCAGTgagaaaaaacttttatttctttgtaaactaGGCAGGTGGCTGTGTGATGCTGAGTGCAGAGTTCTATCCTTGGTGCTATCTGGTCCTATGTCTATGCGGTGGTTTCAAAACATGCCTGCAAATTTCTTGACACTCCTGTCCTAAGAGTGGGTTTAATCCTTGCCTTGTGGATATAGGCTGGCCTTGGTACTCACTCCAGTGGAATATGACAGAAGTGACAGCATGGCTTCCGGATACAGCTCCCATCTGGCCTGGGTacactccaccctgcccctcgACGCATGCCCTTAGAACCCAGTTGTCACGTGTGAGGAAGCCCAAGACACCTGTAGGGGCCCTGGTTAAAGTCCCAACTAGAGTCCCAACTGCCAGTCTACTACCCAACCCCTTAATGAGCAGCTCTTCCGatgaccccagccccagccttccCTCCACTTCAGCTGACGCTGAGTAGAGCAGAGGTGAGCTAGCCCCCCTGAGCCCTGCTCAAAACATggatttatgagaaaaataaatattgctgTTTTAGGTCATTAAGTTTTGGACTGGTTTGTAACACAGAAATAGATAACTGGAACATTCTACGTCAGTGGTTCTCACCAGATGAGTAAGGACAGTGGGGCCTTCTCCAGCATTTATTCTGTAGTCCCATCACCATCCTTCCTTTCTATTACACTGTTTCAGGGTCTGAACTGGGGAGGGCCAGGAGGAATACAGCAGCAACAGGGTGCTGAGCTGGTTAAGAAATACCATAGGTGATTCAGATATGCCCTCCCCCTAGCTGAGAGTCACCAGCCCCGTTCTGTCCAATAGAGTAGCCATTAGCCATGTGTGGTTCTTCAAATGAATtcaagtaaagtaaaataaaatcttcacttCTTCAACCTCACCAATTACATTTCAAGTTCTCAGTCGCCACATGCAGCCAGTGGCTATTGTATTGGACGGCACAGCTACGTACGTTTCCGCCaccacagaaagttctgttggacagtgcTGCATTCGAACTTCGCCGCCCAGAGTGGGCTGAGGACCAGCAaggtcagcatcacctgggagcacACAGAATACAGACTCTCAGGCTCtacccagacctgctgaatcagaagcTGCATCTTAGGATATCTGGGTGATCTGTAGGCGCATGAACGTTTGAAAAGCTTGGCACTAGCCAGAagttctcagccttggctgtACATTAGAAGCACTcggggagctttttaaaaagattgagtCATCTGAGGTGGGATGGGCATCAGTGTTCTTTAAAGTTTTAGATTAGTCCAATATACAGCCacggttgagaaccactgctctagtcTATATATCTTGGGGGGTCTGCATAGcacatttctttttgaaattatattttattgtttatgctattacagatgtcccaagttttccccctttacccccttccacccagcaccctcctctccctcaggcaatccccacaccattgtccatgtctatgggtcatgtgtataagatccttggctactctattccctatgctgtactttacatccctgtggctattctgtagctaccaattttacttcttaatgccttcaccttttctTCTCATCCCTTCTACCcacttcccatctggcaactatcaaaacatTCACAATgtctatgattccatttctattctgcttgtttgtttatatatttttagattcaattgttgatagatatgtatttattgtcattttattgttcatagttttatcttcttctccttctccttctccttcttcgtCTTCGTCTTCTTCAAAAAGAcctta is a window of Desmodus rotundus isolate HL8 chromosome 1, HLdesRot8A.1, whole genome shotgun sequence DNA encoding:
- the C1H16orf54 gene encoding transmembrane protein C16orf54 homolog isoform X2, translating into MYQAQGRAALKREEPEDRRLKPAAMPWTPEQPSGHMEGPPASELALWPPLPCGPCIPIMLALAALAALFLLTTAVLAERLFRRSLQPDSSTHAPTLVWRPGGELWIEPIGTPRERSEDWYGSGVPLLMDQAPDPPISGGTLEARATAPPAPSTPHSPPSSLVPQIPSKTPARSTFWGPQAWEGRPHAPGLVSWAEPEQRLEYSSNLGSPQARRQRPGSPDPEWGLQPRVTLEQISAFWRREGRASAGF
- the C1H16orf54 gene encoding transmembrane protein C16orf54 homolog isoform X1 encodes the protein MVNVSKSPAHVCMAQGRAALKREEPEDRRLKPAAMPWTPEQPSGHMEGPPASELALWPPLPCGPCIPIMLALAALAALFLLTTAVLAERLFRRSLQPDSSTHAPTLVWRPGGELWIEPIGTPRERSEDWYGSGVPLLMDQAPDPPISGGTLEARATAPPAPSTPHSPPSSLVPQIPSKTPARSTFWGPQAWEGRPHAPGLVSWAEPEQRLEYSSNLGSPQARRQRPGSPDPEWGLQPRVTLEQISAFWRREGRASAGF
- the C1H16orf54 gene encoding transmembrane protein C16orf54 homolog isoform X3, with product MPWTPEQPSGHMEGPPASELALWPPLPCGPCIPIMLALAALAALFLLTTAVLAERLFRRSLQPDSSTHAPTLVWRPGGELWIEPIGTPRERSEDWYGSGVPLLMDQAPDPPISGGTLEARATAPPAPSTPHSPPSSLVPQIPSKTPARSTFWGPQAWEGRPHAPGLVSWAEPEQRLEYSSNLGSPQARRQRPGSPDPEWGLQPRVTLEQISAFWRREGRASAGF